One Acidobacteriota bacterium genomic window, TCAGTCAAGATCAAATTTCTGGGACACGCAACCTTTCTGATCACCACTCCCGGCGGCCGCAAGCTGCTCATCGACCCCTGGGTCATGAACAACCCGGCCTGTCCTGACGAAGATAAGGAACTCGGCTCGCTGGACACCCTCTTGATTACTCATGGCCACGCTGATCACTTTCAAGACGCCATCGAAATCGCCAAGAAGTACAAACCGGCTATCGGCTGCATTTACGAGATAGGCCACTATCTAGGCGAGAAAGGCATCGAAAACTGTCAACCCATGAGCAAGGGCGGAGGCCAGAAGATCAACGACGTCCACGTCGTCATGACCGACGCCCGCCACAGTTCGAGCCTGATCGAGGAGGGCGGCAAGATCTGGGACGGGGGCGAGCCTGCCGGCTTCGTCGTTACCTTCGAAGACGGGCAATCCATCTATCACGCCGGCGACACTGGTATCTTCTACGGAATGCAACTGATCGCCGAACTCTACCAGCCCGACCTGGTCATGCTGCCCGTGGGCGACCTTTTCACCATGGGACCCAAGGAAGCTGCCCACGCTTGCAAGCTCCTCAAGGCCAAGCGTGTCATCCCCATGCACTACGGCACCTTCCCGCCCCTGACCGGGACTCCCGAGGAGTTCGCCAAGTTGGTCTCCGACCAGGACGTCGAGGTGATCACCATGGAGGCGGGAAACAGCTACAACATGTAGAGGGTTTTCACTCTCGAAACTCGATCCCGGTTTGATTCCCGCGCCCGCTTTCTGCTCAAATGGCGCCTATGGACTTGGACGCATATCAAGCCGCCCGCCAGTCGGCCGCGCTGATCGATTTGCGAGGGCGCGGGAAAATCCGTGCCAGCGGGCCTGATCGAGTTTCGTTTCTGCACTCGATGGTCAGCAACGACGTTGAGAAACTGGCCCCGATGGCCGGACGGTTCAACACCTTCCTGACCATGAAAGGCAAGATCGTCGCCTCTTTTTATCTCTACAAGTTTGACGACGATTTGCTCATCGACTTAGACGCCGATCTGACCGCCACCACCATCGAGACCCTGAACAAGTTCATCATCATGGACGAGGTTGAACTGGAGGACGTCTCTTCCGAATGGGCCCATTTTTCCCTGCAGGGACCGAGCTGCGACCAAGCCGCCAAGCTGCTCCTCGGCACGGCGCCCCCCCAAGCCCAGTTGCATCTGGCCCAGGGCGCTTTTCAGGGCCGCACTGCCTGGGTGATCCGCAAGGCCGATCTGGCTCAGGACGGCTGCGAGGTCCTGCTCGACTCCGAGTCGGGTGAGGACTTTGGCAAGGCGGCTCTGGAGAAGGGCTCGGCCCTGGGGATCAAGGCGGCCGACGATGAAGTGGTCGAGACCCTGCGGGTGGAGGCAGGACGCCCCCGCCACGGGGCCGAACTCGACGAAGGCCGATACCCCATGGAGGCCCGCTTGAACGAAGCGCTCGACTTCGACAAGGGATGCTATATCGGGCAGGAAGTGGTTGCCAAGGCCACCTATATCGGAGGCGTGGCCCGGCTGCTTTGCCGCCTGGCGCTGAAAGGGGAAAAGGTCCCTGAAAAAGGCGCCAAAGTGGTTAACGAGGAGGGACGGACCGCAGGGTCCGTTACCAGCGCCGTCTACTCTCCGCGCCTGGGCCATCCCATTGCACTGGCTTACCTGAAAAAAGCCTACATCGAGCCCGGAACGATGCTGCAGGCGGTGCTGGGAGAAGATCACGCTCAGGCCCAGGTGGTTGAGAGCTTCGGATGAAGGACAACTACGACGCCGCATTCAAGGCCGTCATCGGAACTCCCCAGCGGGAGATCGAAGAGGAGTTCATCTCGGTGGCCGAGATGCAGCGCAAGATCCTCCCCGAGCCCAAGATCGTGCGGC contains:
- a CDS encoding metal-dependent hydrolase gives rise to the protein MSVKIKFLGHATFLITTPGGRKLLIDPWVMNNPACPDEDKELGSLDTLLITHGHADHFQDAIEIAKKYKPAIGCIYEIGHYLGEKGIENCQPMSKGGGQKINDVHVVMTDARHSSSLIEEGGKIWDGGEPAGFVVTFEDGQSIYHAGDTGIFYGMQLIAELYQPDLVMLPVGDLFTMGPKEAAHACKLLKAKRVIPMHYGTFPPLTGTPEEFAKLVSDQDVEVITMEAGNSYNM
- a CDS encoding glycine cleavage T C-terminal barrel domain-containing protein, giving the protein MDLDAYQAARQSAALIDLRGRGKIRASGPDRVSFLHSMVSNDVEKLAPMAGRFNTFLTMKGKIVASFYLYKFDDDLLIDLDADLTATTIETLNKFIIMDEVELEDVSSEWAHFSLQGPSCDQAAKLLLGTAPPQAQLHLAQGAFQGRTAWVIRKADLAQDGCEVLLDSESGEDFGKAALEKGSALGIKAADDEVVETLRVEAGRPRHGAELDEGRYPMEARLNEALDFDKGCYIGQEVVAKATYIGGVARLLCRLALKGEKVPEKGAKVVNEEGRTAGSVTSAVYSPRLGHPIALAYLKKAYIEPGTMLQAVLGEDHAQAQVVESFG